The Dreissena polymorpha isolate Duluth1 chromosome 4, UMN_Dpol_1.0, whole genome shotgun sequence region GAGCCATTtacgaaaatattgaaaatgggctcatcaaaattatgttttgcaaAAAATGCTAAAATCCTGTAATCTGTTTTCATGCTTTTCTAGCTGTTTCACTACAAGtaacttaaaccatttcaaggtTTAGACTTGTTTTTCATCCATCTGTTTTTAAGATAATTGCTGGTATAAGCTTAATCATAAACTGGATGTTCATTTCATCCATTAACCAACTATGCAATTGTAGGAGTTCTACATTGTTGTGATTTCACTTCCATTCGGCTGATTTGCTCTTACAATGTCAAACTTATTTGACCAATAGTTATAAGCTTTTCTGGAGCTTAGTCCAAATGAAGAGTTTAATTTAATCCTGTAAGGGGGGATAGGACATTTTCCTCCCCTTAGATATAAGCTTTTCTGGAGCTTAGTCTAAATGAAGAGTTAAATTGAATCCTGTAAGGGGGGATAGGGCATTTTCCTCCCCTTAGATATAAGCTTTTCTGGAGCTTTGTCCAAATGAAAAGTTTaattctttcagtgctggaaccgaattttgaagacctttgcaaacagtttggatccagatgagacgccacaaaacgtggtgtctcatcaggatccaaactgtttgctattctgatagtattctttgaaaacaattcgaagaaaatgcgaataatagaaattcagcagacgacaaatttcccagcatgcaaagggtttattGAATCCTGTAATATGAATCCTGTAATAGAGGGGTGGGGGATAAGGCATTTTCCTCCCCTGAGGCCGTTCTTTATTCATATTCCTGGTTTAatcatttgttattgttttctgaattgatgATCTTAACTACTTTGATAACTTCCTGTATCTTAAAATTAGGATTACGTTATATGCcttaaagcggccttttcacgtttgggtaaattgacaaaattgaaaaaagttgtttcagattcgcaaattttcgttttagttatgatatttgtgaggaaacagtaatactgtttctttaccatgctctaaaatagccattatatgcatcttttgacgatttaaaaacccgaaaattataaagcgttgcaacgcgaaacgaaataattatttggagagttctgttgttgtcattatattttgtgaaactacgaggattgcctatataaagtataaaatacatctagcattgtattcggaagaatagccgagtggtttaagcagaagactttactccaggggtcagtggttcgagccctgctgagggttaccttttgttctttttatttaaattttattcttgtttttttactgaagctttttgtatccaatgtttacatttatcaatataaagcatttaatgacaaacttcaaaacatgccaaaatctgtgaaaaggcccctttaatggggAATGACAGGAGGACTAATGCATCTTTTACCcagtaataattaatatttctatttttgaatttcaatattgtttgtcactttaaattcattattatttttgtaaacttGTGGTGGTATGACTCCTGATTTTACCTTTCGCATATCCAAATAttatctttggaaaaaaaatgtcataacatgTGCGTGTGTTTCGACGGAAGAAACGCCACCCattcggtatggtgaccacaaacAAAGCTTGAACCCTTGTCATCTAGGTGAGGAGCAAAGGCCCGCAACTCTTACTACTTACAATTTTCATCTATGTTGTGGTTCGTTTCCTTTACGACATGGTGCACTATAATAAAACACAGTCGTGGtatgcatttatatatgttttatactcAATCGTTTCTGATAATTAGATATGTACAAGATTCCTATACATGCTATATTGATTAAATGAAAACAACTGCAGCTTTGTGATCCATTTCTTGAATGTTATTATTTCATTCCGTGTTGTGCAATATTTAGTTACTGTAGTACATACAATGCAACACCGGTAGTGATAATAATGCAAACCAGTAAGCCCGCCCATCAGCAAGTATGCTTGTAGGTCCGTCAAATTGTCCATGCTTCAGTCCGCCCGTTATCGTCCGCAGGTTTTAAAAGGATCTTTTTCTGTTTTGGTAAAtgacaaaattgaagaaaaaaaatcagtttttgcaAATTTGTTGTAGTTCTGATATGTTCgaggaaacagtagtactgaacatttactatgtatactctaaaatatacattatatgcatcttttgacgatttaaaaccctaaaaattataaagctttacaAACGCGAACCGAAAAAATAGATTCGAGaggtatttttatattttgtcacattacgagtattgcttatataaagtataacactactcattgtatgaacacggatggccgagtggttaaagtgatagacttttactccaatggtcagagaccagttgaggattactgttttctttctttaattttattcttgtatttttACTGCAGCTATTTAgctccaatgcttacatttataaattttaagCATTTAGTGAAAACTTCAATAGAgctacatgccaaaatctgtgaaagggtATCTTTAAACTGTGACGACGTTCAATTTGGCGTAATTGTGTAAACGTTCACTTTGCGAGTGTAGGAGGCGTTAGGGCACTTTGTATGACTCCACACAACACCCGCTTTGCCACGAATAGGAAAAATATTCACATTTGCTAGAAGTCAACTACCGGTATTCCCAATTGTGCAGTTCCGCTAGTGAGTAATGACTAATGATGCTGATACAGCCTAAATAATTCGTACAAAATACGATTTACTAGAATCTATAACCATTACTATACGATCTTGACTAGTCAATACGTATCGGAGACGATGATGTGCGATATATTTTTAATCTTATTGTGTGCATTCGTGTGGAATACTTAAAATCGTCGCAGCTTCAGGCCGATAATTTTTACGACTGCACACGAACTCTGTACGAATTGATCTAGGATTAGTATTTTAGAAACTTTTGTTTGGAAACCGTTCAAAACATGAAGTACGAAATAACGACTTCAAGGAATGACTAAGGACTTATACATTATAGTTATTACATTAAAAGAACTTGACGAACTGATAACGAATATAATacgaattttaatattttattataaaccgACATGTAGATGTCGAAAGGCTTTCTCTCCGCCCGTCATTtttgtttgtccgtctgtctgtaaaacGGTTTTGCGGTGTATCAAAATTTACTTACGATACTTGGATATAACAAAGACTATGCATGACCACTTTGTAAAAAGGCATAAAGTAAAATCTTAAAGGTTACATAAGAAATTATTTCAAAACATCGTATTCAAATGTTGATACACGTTTCCAATTGTCCTGTCGGTCAATTTCTTTATCGGTCTGTTCGTTCGCAAAAAAAGAAGAATTAACTAgaaaattgcatatatatattatattgtgggGGGATTCCTGAATGGTGTGTTTTGTGCACGGaaaacataaaaaagcaaaatTATCTTGCTATTGTTTTCTGCTAACAAACTAAaacaataaatgatatttttatacCCATGAACAACATGGTGAATATATTGTATAAAGTAATACATTGTCGAaaatataaatgtacacattatatataatatcatttatataacatGTAGTACACTGTAAGCAATTTGATACTTACAATCCTGTTATAGTTCTACACATTTTTAGTGCATAAatagatctacatgtaggtcaTGCATTTAACGACATTTAAAAATGTACTGTTTGACCCTACGCATTTGTTTAACgataaaaatattgtattgtgGATTTCTGTAATGAAACCACTCCCAACGAGACGTTCTGATGAACTTTTCAACACATCATGATCAGTGATCAAGAGTCTTCTGAAGTTATTTCTGGAAGTTTTAACGAAATCGATCGGGCTGCTCTCGGAACTGCGTCATTGATGACGTCATCATTAAGACTATTTTGTATAGGCGGCAGCACTTTGTGTGGCGAAATAGACGCCGTTCTCACTGTCACTTCCGGTGCGCTCTGTGTAACTTCCTTGTCAGTTAGAACTGATTGTCTTGACGTAATCCCCTCGTCAATGGGATTTAATTTCTGTCTCGAATCACGTGATTTCAACAAAAATTGAGACGCAGCGGCGGCAACTGAGTGAAATGAATCCCTTGTTGACAAATTCGTCTGCACACTTTGTCGACGGCTCCTGTCCGTGTTATTACGCATGCGTGCGTACATTCTGCGCAGGCGCAATTCAACTGGATTGCAACTGGGTAGCGTTCTCGCCTGCAGGTTCAAACACTTTGCGCCCAACGTTTTCACGAGCCATCCGTTTAGTACTTCCTCCCTCACTGGATCATTCTCCACGTCATTTAACTGCAAAATCGGGACTGGGATTTCAATGTTTTTCAGCTGCGATCTGTAATATTCTTCAATGGCGTAAGAATATCTGAATCCCAAAATCGTCTTAAAGGATTTTGGTGCGGTTTCTTTCGGCTTCGGGGTTGGCGGGGGAGGTGGTTGATCAAATAAAAATTCGTCTTTAATTTCCTTAAGTCTTGGTTTTGTCTGCATTCTTTTTAAGTTCGCTCGTTTCTTTTGAGCCTTAAGTTCTTTAAGTCTCGGGTCTAGATTGGTTTTGTAATCAAGCTTTAGTCGCTTCAGGTAGTTTTGATCCCGTTCACGGGCAgttactgttttatttttttcggCTTCCTCGTTTAAATGCCGGTGCCTCATGATGTCTTCATCGTTTACAGGCGGAAACGCGGAGATAGAGTGTGTGCGTTCCCAGTTGTCCGACGCCGACAGCGCGTCGTCTCCAAACAAAACCAAATCCATTTCCGAGTAGGGGGACGTTGTTCCACTGGAGCGAACCGACAAACTGAAATAATCACTCGGTGATGAGGCGCTGTTTAATCCATTTACAATGAGCGTTTCGCATTCGTACGATCTACGTATCGTGCCGGCGTCTCTCTCTCCGTAATGAAAGTCCTTCCTGTCCTGCAATCGATGACTCTGACTCAGCATCGGAAGGTTGGCCACGACATTGGTCGTCTGATCCTTCGAATTGTCGTCTGTTGAAACATGTATATCATTTACGATTTCTTGCGGGGCTTCCTGCGATATGCTTAATCCCTTTACACTGAATACGATTTCCTTAATATCTCCGTTATTTTTGCGACCACTCGAATGCGCGCTGCTTAAAGTTACATGCCTTCTTACAACGATTGTTGAgctcattttgtttatttaatattttacgcGGTTCTATATTAATTGTCCTCTTCACGCTTGTTTACTCTATCGAAAGCGCTATTGGCACTAGTCCGTTGAACGTTAAAGCAATctgattgttcaaattatgacctcCCAAATGGTGTACATGCGGCTATAAATTAaagtgtattttaatttaaacgcAATTCCCTGTCTATTCCCTTAGCAAATAATAGTTTTCAAATATAACTTTTACTTTCATTGATCATTAATTGCACTAGTTCTGGCATTATAGAGTGCTATTTGACAACTCCTATCTTTATTTATTGCTCTTTTATATGCTTTTTCTCTGGTAGATTTCTTTGTAAATAAGAAGGTAAATACTCCAGCTAACATAGACCACCAGATTTGTTTGCTCTTCCGCCAGTTTGTATGCTTCTTTGGCACGTTTACTCGATACCATGGGATTGAGAAATCAACTCCAATCGCACATTATCTGAAAGCATGAAAAATACCAGCACTTCTTAAAGTGGTTTTCATGTTAGTCGCGctatgagaaaacagggcttaatgcgttTGCGTGGCGTGTTGTCCCATAGCCTGTAcaatccacaaaggctaatcagggacgacgctttccatTAAGAAAATACTTCGTTAAAcgaaaaaattcataaaataattaagaagtaagtgtcgtcgcagatgaagactgcacatgctattctgggactgcactttacacgtgcattaagcccggaTATCCCGAAGTGTGCGACTTGTTATCATATGATACAATTTgtcttttatatattatttaaatcaatgTATGTGGTAATGTATATTAAAAACTGTGTTAATTGTGTAAAGTATACCTGTAAATAAGTGACGAACTATTTGTAGATTGATTCTAGTTTATCAACaataacaagaaaataaaatgcctgacatgaaaacataaatactaCATGTAATTCACATACAATTATAATTCATTTTTGTTTGATTTGTCAGTTTTTGAAATTTACTGCCGCAATGTTTGTTTGAATACAAGTATTTAACCACATACCGTTCTCTAATAAAACATTCGAAACGACTTCTCCAT contains the following coding sequences:
- the LOC127878215 gene encoding uncharacterized protein LOC127878215, translating into MSSTIVVRRHVTLSSAHSSGRKNNGDIKEIVFSVKGLSISQEAPQEIVNDIHVSTDDNSKDQTTNVVANLPMLSQSHRLQDRKDFHYGERDAGTIRRSYECETLIVNGLNSASSPSDYFSLSVRSSGTTSPYSEMDLVLFGDDALSASDNWERTHSISAFPPVNDEDIMRHRHLNEEAEKNKTVTARERDQNYLKRLKLDYKTNLDPRLKELKAQKKRANLKRMQTKPRLKEIKDEFLFDQPPPPPTPKPKETAPKSFKTILGFRYSYAIEEYYRSQLKNIEIPVPILQLNDVENDPVREEVLNGWLVKTLGAKCLNLQARTLPSCNPVELRLRRMYARMRNNTDRSRRQSVQTNLSTRDSFHSVAAAASQFLLKSRDSRQKLNPIDEGITSRQSVLTDKEVTQSAPEVTVRTASISPHKVLPPIQNSLNDDVINDAVPRAARSISLKLPEITSEDS